A portion of the Pseudoalteromonas galatheae genome contains these proteins:
- a CDS encoding CBU_0592 family membrane protein: MIDLMFDIIGMTGTFLVVGAFFMLQLEKASPDSLTYNLMNLSGAILLLISLCYNFNLASFVIELFWIAASLIGLFKYFKAKKLASA, translated from the coding sequence ATGATCGATTTAATGTTCGATATCATCGGTATGACAGGCACTTTTTTGGTCGTTGGTGCATTTTTTATGCTACAGCTGGAAAAGGCATCTCCCGATAGTTTAACGTACAACTTAATGAACTTAAGTGGTGCGATCCTGCTACTGATTAGTCTTTGTTATAACTTTAACCTCGCAAGCTTTGTGATTGAGCTATTTTGGATCGCTGCGTCGTTAATTGGCTTATTTAAATATTTCAAAGCGAAAAAGTTGGCATCAGCTTAA